In Thunnus thynnus chromosome 20, fThuThy2.1, whole genome shotgun sequence, a single window of DNA contains:
- the star2 gene encoding steroidogenic acute regulatory protein — MLPAVVKLCCGISYPHLRSMAGLQRTVVAVIGQEITHLQRSEQIQHYMRKLVGLNYYEPKPEDVKSVPAKEDQLFYIQQGQEGMRKALNILEEKDGWKIEITQSNGDVISSKVMPGARKVFRLEAVLEASPDELYNLLFVRLEEMPQWNPSIQHIKVLKHVGPETIVTHEVSSETAGNLIGQRDFLSVRHSSKQKSCIYLGGATIQLESFPPQAGFVRAEDGPTCIIIKPLDKNSRRSHITWLLNMDVKGWLPKSIVNQALPQAQLDFTRHLRRRLTASATLG, encoded by the exons ATGCTGCCTGCTGTTGTTAAGCTCTGTTGTGGAATCTCCTACCCACATCTGAGGAGTATGGCAG GACTTCAACGCACAGTGGTGGCAGTGATAGGCCAGGAGATCACTCACCTGCAGCGATCGGAACAGATCCAACATTACATGAGAAAGCTTGTTGGTTTAAACTATTATG AGCCCAAACCAGAAGATGTAAAGTCTGTGCCAGCGAAAGAAGATCAGCTGTTCTATATACAACAAGGCCAAGAAGGAATGAGGAAGGCTCTCAATATATTGGAGGAGAAAGATGGATGGAAGATCGAGATCACACAG AGCAATGGGGATGTGATCAGTAGCAAAGTGATGCCGGGGGCCAGAAAGGTCTTCAGGTTGGAGGCAGTTCTGGAGGCCAGCCCGGACGAACTTTACAACCTCCTGTTCGTCAGACTGGAGGAGATGCCCCAGTGGAACCCGAGCATCCAGCATATCAAA GTTCTTAAGCATGTTGGACCTGAAACGATTGTCACTCACGAGGTTTCATCAGAGACGGCAGGAAATCTGATTGGCCAAAGAGATTTTCTGAGTGTCAGACACAGTTCCaaacaaaagtcctgcatttatcTTGGAGGAGCAACAATTCAGCTGGAGTCCTTCCCACCTCAGGCAGGCTTTGTGAG AGCTGAGGATGGACCAACCTGCATCATCATAAAACCTCTTGACAAGAATTCAAGAAGAAGCCACATCACATGGCTTCTTAATATGGATGTAAAG GGCTGGCTGCCAAAGTCCATTGTCAATCAGGCTTTGCCCCAAGCACAGCTGGATTTCACCAGACACCTCCGCAGACGCCTCACAGCGAGCGCCACCCTGGGTTGA